One Keratinibaculum paraultunense genomic window carries:
- a CDS encoding NAD/NADP-dependent octopine/nopaline dehydrogenase family protein: protein MKKNLNYAVIGAGNGGLAMAGYLSLIGYKVNLYNRTREKILPLIERPVIKLSGEVEGEGKLNMVTSNIDEAIKGVDIIMVTIPAMGHYQLAKQMAPHLEDGQIIVLNPGRTGGALEVYTTIKKEGCDKDIVVAEAQTFIYACRATSKTSANIFKTKKEVTLAAIPATKTQEVIDMLHDAYPQFAPARNVIETSINNYGAIFHPAPTLLNSGHIERGVPFEYYIEGITPSIGKFLERMDNERMKIGNFLNVNTMSAKDWLEYSYGAKGDNLYEAIQNNPGYKGLKAPKGLNIRYIYEDVPCSLVPMSSIAKQFGIETPAIDSIIGLAELMTGVDFYKEGRTVDRLGLKGLSVTQIHQFAEKGIVALEEVAAS, encoded by the coding sequence ATGAAAAAGAATTTAAACTATGCTGTAATAGGTGCAGGAAATGGTGGGTTAGCAATGGCAGGATATTTAAGTTTGATTGGGTATAAGGTAAATTTATATAATAGGACTAGAGAGAAAATTTTACCTTTGATAGAGAGACCAGTGATAAAATTAAGTGGAGAAGTTGAAGGCGAAGGAAAATTAAATATGGTTACTAGTAATATAGATGAGGCAATAAAAGGTGTAGATATAATTATGGTAACTATTCCAGCTATGGGGCATTATCAATTAGCAAAGCAAATGGCTCCTCATTTAGAAGATGGGCAGATAATTGTACTAAATCCAGGTAGAACAGGAGGAGCTTTAGAAGTATATACTACAATTAAAAAAGAAGGATGCGATAAAGATATAGTAGTAGCTGAAGCTCAAACCTTTATATATGCATGTAGAGCTACTTCAAAAACTAGTGCAAATATATTTAAAACTAAGAAGGAGGTTACTTTAGCCGCTATACCTGCAACTAAAACTCAAGAAGTTATAGATATGCTTCATGATGCATATCCTCAATTTGCACCAGCTAGAAATGTAATAGAAACTAGTATTAATAACTATGGTGCAATATTCCATCCAGCACCAACTTTATTAAATAGTGGACACATAGAAAGAGGAGTACCCTTTGAATATTATATAGAAGGCATAACTCCATCTATTGGAAAATTCTTAGAAAGAATGGATAATGAGAGAATGAAAATAGGTAATTTTCTTAATGTAAACACTATGTCTGCTAAAGATTGGTTAGAATATAGTTATGGTGCAAAAGGAGATAATTTATATGAAGCTATACAAAACAATCCAGGTTATAAGGGATTAAAAGCTCCTAAAGGATTAAACATAAGATATATATATGAAGATGTACCTTGCAGTTTAGTACCTATGTCTTCTATAGCAAAGCAATTTGGTATAGAGACTCCTGCTATAGATTCTATAATAGGTTTAGCTGAATTGATGACTGGAGTGGATTTCTATAAAGAAGGCAGAACAGTAGACAGATTAGGACTAAAAGGACTTTCAGTAACCCAAATACATCAATTTGCAGAGAAAGGAATAGTAGCTTTAGAAGAAGTAGCAGCTTCATAA
- a CDS encoding 2-oxoacid:acceptor oxidoreductase family protein, which produces MEERVIMAGFGGQGVMAIGQLLTYGGMVEDKYVSWLPSYGPEMRGGTANCSVIISDEPIGAPVVVDATAAIIMNGPSLDKFEDSVVKGGRLFINSSLIDRKSERDDIEVYYIPANEVADELGNSRVANMVMLGAYLEASKVVDVESVLKGFTKVFGEKRANLLPINKKALEKGAEIAREQMKATV; this is translated from the coding sequence ATGGAAGAAAGAGTAATAATGGCAGGCTTTGGTGGACAAGGAGTAATGGCTATAGGTCAGCTACTAACCTATGGAGGCATGGTAGAGGATAAATATGTTTCTTGGCTACCATCCTACGGCCCAGAAATGCGAGGAGGAACAGCAAACTGTAGTGTAATTATATCTGATGAACCTATAGGTGCTCCAGTAGTGGTGGATGCCACTGCAGCTATAATAATGAACGGTCCTTCTCTAGATAAATTTGAAGACTCTGTTGTAAAAGGAGGAAGATTATTTATAAATTCCTCCTTAATAGATAGGAAATCGGAAAGAGATGATATAGAAGTATACTACATTCCTGCAAACGAAGTAGCAGATGAACTTGGCAATAGTAGAGTAGCAAATATGGTAATGTTAGGTGCATATTTAGAAGCTAGTAAAGTAGTAGATGTTGAATCAGTATTAAAAGGATTTACTAAAGTATTTGGAGAAAAGCGAGCAAATCTATTACCAATAAACAAAAAAGCCTTAGAAAAAGGTGCAGAAATAGCAAGAGAACAAATGAAAGCGACTGTTTAA
- a CDS encoding thiamine pyrophosphate-dependent enzyme: MTVVFKKTKGLTDVQTHYCPGCTHGIVHRLVAEALEELGVLDETIGVAPVGCSVLAYNYFNCDMHEAAHGRAPAVATGIKRVRPENFVFTYQGDGDLASIGTAEIVHAAHRGEKISTIFINNAIYGMTGGQMAPTTLVGQKATTAPYGRDEKHCGKPIRIAEMLATIDGAKFVERVTVTSPAHVRKAKKAIKECFQVQLEGKGFGIVEVLSTCPTNWGLTPIEALKWLEDNMIPYYPLGNFKRPEEVE, translated from the coding sequence ATGACAGTAGTATTTAAAAAGACAAAGGGACTAACTGATGTACAAACTCACTACTGCCCAGGATGTACCCATGGTATAGTTCATAGACTAGTAGCAGAGGCACTAGAGGAATTAGGTGTATTAGATGAAACTATAGGTGTAGCACCAGTAGGATGTTCTGTACTTGCATACAATTATTTTAACTGTGATATGCATGAAGCAGCACATGGTAGAGCACCAGCTGTTGCTACAGGTATAAAGAGAGTTCGCCCAGAAAATTTTGTATTTACTTATCAAGGAGATGGAGACTTAGCATCTATAGGTACTGCAGAAATAGTACATGCTGCCCATAGAGGAGAAAAAATCTCCACTATATTCATAAACAATGCAATATACGGTATGACTGGAGGACAAATGGCACCAACAACTTTAGTAGGACAAAAAGCTACAACAGCTCCCTATGGAAGAGATGAAAAACATTGTGGTAAACCTATAAGAATAGCAGAAATGCTTGCTACAATTGATGGAGCTAAATTTGTAGAGAGGGTAACAGTAACAAGTCCTGCACATGTTAGAAAAGCTAAGAAGGCAATTAAAGAATGCTTCCAAGTTCAATTAGAAGGTAAAGGCTTTGGAATAGTTGAAGTTTTATCCACTTGCCCAACAAACTGGGGATTAACACCAATAGAAGCATTAAAATGGCTTGAAGATAATATGATACCTTATTATCCTCTAGGAAACTTTAAGAGACCAGAGGAGGTGGAATAA
- a CDS encoding 3-methyl-2-oxobutanoate dehydrogenase subunit VorB, whose protein sequence is MTKVLMRGNEAIGAAAIEAGCKYFFGYPITPQSELPEYMARELPKIGGIFLQAESEIAAINMVYGASGAGARVMTSSSSPGISLKQEGISYIAGAELPCLIVNIMRGGPGLGSIQPSQTDYFQATRGGGNGDYRVVVLAPSNIQELVDLVIEGFDIADQYRNPVMILGDGMIGQMMEPVEFKKPKPRDLPKKDWATTGTKGKRKPNIINSLYLEAEELEEHNKKLQAKYQAIKENEVKVESYNIENADVVIAAYGTTARIAKTAISQLEKEGYKVGLIRPITLWPYPYDEFEKINDKCKGILTVEMNTGQMVDDVKIAVKGKYPVHFYGRTGGMVPTPGEIVEKVKEIYGGEI, encoded by the coding sequence ATGACAAAAGTTCTCATGAGGGGAAATGAGGCTATAGGTGCTGCAGCTATAGAAGCGGGTTGTAAGTACTTTTTTGGTTATCCTATAACACCCCAATCAGAATTGCCAGAATATATGGCTAGAGAATTGCCTAAAATAGGAGGAATTTTTTTACAAGCGGAAAGTGAAATAGCTGCTATAAATATGGTGTATGGTGCTTCAGGAGCAGGTGCTAGAGTCATGACTTCTTCATCAAGTCCAGGAATATCCTTAAAGCAAGAAGGTATATCATATATTGCAGGAGCAGAACTTCCCTGTTTAATTGTAAATATAATGAGAGGTGGACCTGGATTAGGCAGTATACAACCATCTCAAACTGACTATTTTCAAGCTACAAGAGGTGGAGGTAATGGAGATTATAGAGTAGTAGTGTTAGCACCATCTAATATTCAAGAATTGGTGGATTTAGTAATAGAAGGTTTTGACATAGCGGATCAATATAGAAATCCAGTTATGATACTAGGAGATGGAATGATAGGTCAAATGATGGAACCTGTAGAATTTAAGAAACCAAAACCAAGAGATTTACCTAAAAAAGATTGGGCTACCACAGGTACAAAAGGTAAAAGAAAGCCAAATATAATCAATTCATTATATTTAGAAGCAGAAGAATTAGAAGAACACAATAAAAAGCTTCAAGCAAAATATCAAGCTATAAAGGAAAATGAAGTGAAGGTTGAATCCTACAATATAGAAAATGCAGATGTAGTAATAGCAGCTTATGGAACTACTGCTAGAATAGCTAAAACTGCCATATCTCAACTAGAAAAAGAAGGATATAAAGTAGGTTTAATAAGACCTATAACTTTGTGGCCTTATCCATATGATGAATTTGAAAAAATAAATGATAAATGTAAAGGTATATTAACAGTAGAGATGAATACAGGGCAGATGGTAGACGATGTAAAAATTGCAGTAAAAGGAAAATATCCAGTGCACTTTTATGGAAGAACTGGTGGCATGGTACCAACACCAGGTGAAATAGTAGAAAAAGTCAAAGAAATATATGGAGGTGAAATATAA
- a CDS encoding 4Fe-4S binding protein, which produces MAKAKGKVTFNEDVCKGCGLCVSVCPMNIITLDKNKLNAKGYHPATVVDMDKCIGCANCATMCPDVVITVERIDN; this is translated from the coding sequence ATGGCTAAGGCAAAAGGAAAAGTAACATTTAATGAGGATGTTTGTAAAGGGTGTGGTTTATGTGTATCCGTATGTCCTATGAATATTATAACTTTGGACAAAAATAAATTAAATGCAAAGGGATACCACCCAGCAACAGTAGTTGACATGGATAAGTGTATTGGTTGTGCTAATTGTGCAACTATGTGCCCAGATGTGGTTATAACTGTTGAGAGAATTGATAATTAA
- a CDS encoding ATP-binding protein, whose product MLNDKRLRFIVGHYASGKTEFSINYAIKLVEMGKKVALVDLDVVNLYFRSREKKEFLEKLGIKVIASSVNASAVDIPAISAEVFTPMQDTSYEAVIDVGGDPDGARALGRYKDYIVEGDYDMFYVLNANRPETQTAEKAVEYLRKIEDTARARVTGLINNTHMLKSTTVEDVLKGQEVALEVSKMTNIPIKYISVIEKIAKDLPDNLEGEVFPITLYMREDWMI is encoded by the coding sequence GTGTTAAATGATAAAAGATTAAGGTTTATTGTAGGACATTATGCTAGTGGGAAAACAGAGTTTAGTATAAATTATGCTATAAAGCTGGTTGAAATGGGCAAAAAAGTAGCTTTAGTTGATTTAGATGTGGTAAATTTATATTTTAGAAGTAGAGAAAAGAAAGAGTTTTTAGAAAAATTAGGCATAAAAGTCATAGCAAGCTCAGTAAATGCTTCTGCAGTAGATATACCTGCAATATCAGCCGAAGTATTTACTCCTATGCAGGACACCTCTTATGAAGCAGTTATAGATGTAGGAGGAGATCCAGATGGGGCTAGAGCGTTAGGTAGATATAAGGATTATATAGTAGAAGGCGATTACGATATGTTTTATGTATTAAATGCTAATAGACCTGAAACCCAGACAGCAGAAAAAGCTGTAGAATATTTAAGAAAAATAGAAGACACTGCTAGAGCAAGGGTAACAGGTTTAATAAATAATACCCATATGCTAAAAAGTACAACAGTAGAAGATGTATTAAAGGGACAAGAAGTAGCACTAGAAGTTTCAAAAATGACCAATATTCCAATAAAATATATATCTGTAATAGAAAAAATAGCAAAAGATTTACCAGATAATCTAGAAGGTGAAGTTTTTCCAATAACTTTATATATGAGGGAAGATTGGATGATTTAA
- the buk gene encoding butyrate kinase, which yields MIMKNYRMLVINPGSTSTKIAVFDGEDMIFDETLRHSVEELSKYDKIYDQYEFRKSIILDTLSKNEVDINSLAAIVGRGGLLNPIEGGTYEVNQKMLEDLKVGVQGEHASNLGGIIAYEIAKEIGAKAYIVDPVVVDELSDVARISGLKGIDRRSVFHALNQKAVARRHAKSKGKKYEDMNLIVAHLGGGVSVGAHKQGKVIDVNNALDGDGPFSPERSGGLPVGDLVELCYSGKYTYEEMKKLIKGSGGMVSYLDTNSAIEVGERIKKGDEYAKLIYYAMAYQVAKEIGSCAVVLKGEVDGILITGGIAHDKQFTNWIKESVGFIAEVYVYPGEDELVALAEGGLRVLTGEEKAKEYK from the coding sequence ATTATAATGAAAAATTACAGAATGTTGGTTATAAATCCAGGTTCAACATCTACAAAGATTGCGGTGTTTGATGGAGAAGATATGATATTTGATGAAACTTTAAGACATTCAGTAGAGGAATTATCTAAATATGATAAGATATATGATCAATATGAGTTTAGAAAAAGCATAATACTTGATACTTTATCTAAAAATGAAGTGGATATAAATTCTTTAGCTGCTATTGTTGGACGAGGAGGATTATTAAATCCAATAGAAGGAGGTACATACGAAGTAAATCAAAAGATGCTAGAAGATTTAAAAGTAGGTGTTCAAGGGGAGCATGCTTCTAATTTAGGAGGAATTATTGCATATGAAATAGCTAAAGAAATAGGAGCTAAAGCTTATATTGTAGATCCGGTAGTGGTAGATGAATTGTCAGATGTAGCAAGAATTTCAGGATTAAAAGGAATTGATAGAAGAAGCGTATTTCATGCATTGAATCAAAAAGCAGTAGCACGACGTCATGCAAAATCAAAAGGGAAAAAATATGAAGATATGAACTTAATAGTTGCTCATTTAGGGGGAGGGGTATCTGTAGGAGCTCATAAACAAGGAAAGGTAATTGATGTTAATAATGCATTAGATGGAGATGGGCCGTTTTCCCCTGAACGTTCTGGAGGATTGCCTGTAGGTGATTTAGTTGAGCTTTGTTATTCAGGTAAATATACTTACGAAGAGATGAAAAAACTTATAAAGGGCAGTGGCGGTATGGTGTCTTATCTAGATACCAATAGTGCTATAGAAGTAGGTGAAAGAATAAAAAAAGGCGATGAATACGCAAAGTTAATTTATTATGCTATGGCTTATCAAGTAGCAAAGGAAATTGGTAGTTGTGCTGTAGTGTTAAAAGGTGAAGTAGATGGAATCCTTATAACTGGAGGCATTGCTCATGATAAACAATTTACCAATTGGATTAAAGAAAGTGTTGGGTTTATAGCAGAAGTATATGTGTATCCTGGAGAAGATGAATTGGTGGCATTGGCAGAAGGCGGCTTAAGAGTATTGACAGGTGAAGAAAAAGCCAAAGAATATAAATAG